Proteins from one bacterium genomic window:
- a CDS encoding IPT/TIG domain-containing protein, whose amino-acid sequence MHNVVRDTVKPWRLLILLVGLLVGCPHLPSAVQSSQATPVLSGTVLGQDGYQTQGTPISEIANGATVSLINPSDGQTIATTLTQPNGDFVLAFGTKALAQNTPYLLEAIKGLSVGGAPNRAGAPAARLRTFVYKTSSGWQSLTKLSNGSDVVRINQSTTALCVIAGLRGFDKAALLALKRTITVGTPDSFAAAGGITGPEYASVWGLIDTALTLNQDPVRTVALDTATNTYARLERGPFVTDLSTVQSDPGTTITLYGSGFDPVKTNNKVYFAGDASAATVVSVNATGTQLVVKVSNNADVGTIVVQVGNLRSLVASATVFKPGPVVEAFAGAVDYATGKRIPLAGTKARNFYPESPSTFPTSVAVASGGAVFVTSHLQVFKVFPDDTFVPVAGSLSGGSSAEGVPATSAALSVTGLAADADGNLYIAVFNRIRMVPKASGTYFGQAMTANCIYTIAGTGTSGFNNDGILATTASLNNSTGVTLDAQGNVFIADTNNHRIRMIPRTGGTYFGQTMTAHYLYTIAGTGASGSDLDGTIATSARLNAPKGVAVDAQGNVFIADTSNHRVRMIPRTGATYFGQAMTANCTYTIAGKATAGYDPDGTAAASARFNTIGGVAVDLQGNVYISDTAANRRIRMVPGTGGTYFGQSMAANCIYTIAGTGTSGYNNDAILATTATLGATTGVAVDAQGNLFIADTDNKRARMIPRAGGTYFDQIMIANYIYTFAGNGGIYFGGDGGPATYALLNTPGGVAVDAQDNVYIADTGNHRIRMVPKASGIYFGQTMTANCIYTIVGTGTSGYDPDGTTVTSARLNGPRAVAVDAQGNLFIADRLNHRIRMVPQASGTYFGQAMTANCIYTIAGIGSGSYDTGVLATSARLWLPAGIALDSQGNVYITCELTSVQMIPRVGGTYFGLSMTANYLYTLAGNGSYGVTQDAVLGRSTQVWAPVAIAVNKQGTVFFADAINNGYRVIPSVDGRYFGRDMIAGYVYNFPWSAGNSSTAIAVDAVGSPYFYYTGIQKVGPDGLATVITGKTSTTRAIGALATKTILNPPLGMAFTSNGDLYFACDNSVRRIH is encoded by the coding sequence ATGCACAACGTCGTGCGCGATACCGTAAAACCCTGGCGCCTGCTCATCTTGCTCGTGGGTCTCCTCGTCGGCTGCCCTCACCTGCCCAGCGCGGTTCAATCATCACAAGCAACCCCCGTCCTGAGCGGCACCGTGCTCGGCCAGGACGGCTATCAGACCCAGGGCACTCCCATCAGCGAGATTGCGAACGGCGCCACCGTCTCGCTGATCAATCCCAGCGACGGCCAGACCATCGCCACCACCTTGACCCAGCCCAACGGCGACTTCGTCCTGGCCTTCGGCACCAAGGCCCTGGCCCAGAACACTCCCTACTTGCTCGAGGCGATCAAGGGCTTGAGTGTCGGGGGCGCACCGAATCGAGCGGGCGCTCCCGCGGCTCGCCTTCGCACCTTCGTGTACAAGACGTCCAGCGGCTGGCAGAGCCTCACGAAGCTATCGAACGGCAGCGACGTCGTCCGCATCAACCAGAGCACCACCGCCCTGTGTGTCATCGCGGGCCTCAGGGGCTTCGACAAGGCCGCGCTCCTTGCGCTCAAACGCACCATCACCGTCGGAACCCCCGACTCCTTCGCTGCAGCCGGCGGGATCACGGGGCCCGAGTATGCGAGCGTCTGGGGCCTGATCGACACCGCCCTGACCCTCAACCAAGATCCGGTGAGGACCGTCGCCCTCGACACTGCCACGAACACTTACGCCCGCCTCGAGCGAGGCCCGTTCGTCACCGACCTTTCGACCGTGCAGAGCGATCCGGGGACCACCATCACCCTGTACGGAAGCGGATTCGACCCCGTCAAGACGAACAACAAGGTCTACTTTGCGGGTGATGCGAGCGCGGCGACCGTCGTCTCCGTCAACGCCACCGGCACCCAGCTCGTCGTGAAGGTGAGCAACAACGCCGACGTGGGGACGATCGTCGTCCAGGTGGGGAATCTGCGCAGTCTGGTGGCGTCCGCCACCGTCTTCAAACCCGGCCCCGTCGTTGAAGCCTTCGCGGGCGCCGTTGATTACGCGACCGGCAAAAGAATCCCCCTGGCGGGCACCAAGGCCCGGAACTTCTACCCGGAATCGCCATCGACCTTCCCGACCTCTGTCGCGGTGGCTTCGGGCGGTGCGGTGTTCGTGACGAGCCATCTCCAGGTCTTCAAGGTCTTTCCCGACGATACCTTCGTGCCGGTGGCCGGTAGCCTGAGCGGCGGCTCCAGCGCGGAGGGCGTTCCGGCCACCAGCGCTGCGCTCAGCGTAACGGGCCTCGCCGCGGATGCCGACGGCAATCTGTACATCGCCGTCTTCAATCGAATCCGCATGGTGCCCAAGGCCTCCGGCACCTACTTCGGCCAGGCCATGACCGCCAATTGCATCTACACCATCGCGGGCACCGGCACCTCCGGCTTCAACAATGATGGAATCCTCGCGACCACTGCCTCGCTCAACAATTCCACCGGTGTGACGCTGGACGCCCAGGGCAACGTCTTCATCGCCGATACGAATAACCATCGCATCCGGATGATCCCGCGCACGGGCGGCACCTACTTCGGCCAGACCATGACCGCCCACTATCTCTACACCATCGCGGGCACCGGCGCGTCCGGCTCCGATCTGGATGGGACCATCGCCACCAGCGCCAGGCTCAATGCCCCCAAGGGCGTGGCGGTGGATGCTCAAGGCAATGTCTTCATCGCCGATACGAGCAACCATCGTGTCCGGATGATTCCCCGCACGGGGGCCACCTACTTTGGCCAGGCCATGACGGCCAATTGCACCTACACCATCGCCGGCAAGGCGACTGCGGGCTATGACCCGGATGGGACCGCCGCCGCCAGCGCTCGATTCAACACCATCGGGGGGGTGGCCGTGGACCTCCAGGGCAACGTCTACATCTCCGATACGGCGGCTAACCGGCGCATCCGGATGGTTCCTGGCACAGGCGGCACCTACTTCGGCCAGAGCATGGCCGCCAACTGCATCTATACCATCGCCGGCACCGGCACGTCCGGCTACAACAATGACGCAATCCTCGCGACCACCGCCACGCTCGGTGCTACGACAGGCGTGGCGGTGGACGCTCAGGGCAATCTCTTCATCGCCGATACGGATAACAAGCGCGCCCGGATGATTCCTCGCGCGGGCGGCACCTACTTCGACCAGATCATGATTGCCAACTACATCTACACCTTTGCGGGGAACGGCGGAATTTACTTTGGAGGCGATGGGGGGCCGGCGACTTACGCGCTTCTCAACACCCCCGGTGGGGTGGCGGTGGATGCTCAGGACAACGTCTACATCGCTGATACTGGCAACCATCGAATCCGCATGGTGCCCAAGGCATCCGGCATCTACTTCGGCCAGACCATGACCGCCAATTGCATCTACACCATCGTGGGCACCGGCACGTCCGGCTACGACCCGGACGGGACCACCGTCACCAGCGCCAGGCTCAATGGCCCGAGGGCGGTGGCGGTGGATGCTCAGGGCAATCTCTTCATCGCCGATAGGCTCAACCATCGAATCCGCATGGTGCCCCAGGCTTCCGGCACCTACTTCGGTCAGGCGATGACGGCCAATTGCATTTACACCATCGCGGGAATCGGCTCGGGATCCTACGACACGGGCGTCCTCGCCACCTCCGCCCGCCTCTGGCTACCTGCTGGAATCGCCCTGGATTCCCAAGGCAACGTCTACATCACGTGCGAATTGACGAGCGTCCAGATGATCCCGCGTGTCGGCGGCACCTACTTCGGCCTGTCCATGACCGCCAACTACCTCTACACCCTCGCGGGAAATGGCTCGTATGGTGTGACCCAGGACGCCGTCCTCGGCCGTAGCACCCAGGTCTGGGCACCGGTGGCGATCGCCGTGAACAAGCAGGGCACCGTCTTCTTTGCGGATGCCATCAACAACGGCTACCGCGTGATCCCCAGCGTCGACGGCCGCTACTTTGGCCGTGACATGATCGCCGGCTACGTCTACAACTTCCCCTGGAGCGCCGGCAACTCCAGTACGGCCATCGCAGTCGACGCCGTCGGCTCCCCCTACTTCTACTATACCGGTATCCAGAAAGTCGGCCCCGATGGTCTGGCCACCGTCATCACCGGTAAGACCTCCACGACCAGGGCGATCGGCGCGCTCGCCACCAAGACCATCCTCAATCCCCCCCTCGGGATGGCGTTCACCAGCAACGGGGATCTGTACTTCGCCTGTGACAACAGCGTCCGGCGTATCCATTGA
- a CDS encoding protease complex subunit PrcB family protein, which yields MTIKQLTLSFYCISMLSGCGIARNLASTLPIAPSISFRSIAPLAGEYSNLGGNTPRGFRIQSQEELHDALNSHLDEIPGMVDRKAYVDGLVSRLPVIDFTKDQGVLFLFGSQSSGGYEGKIAAIEEKSDRFVVHPILWTPSSGMTVTATVTYPYHYVAMPRSEKPMEFAPRVKREQPGPWYAISSVQ from the coding sequence ATGACAATAAAACAACTAACTCTCTCGTTCTACTGCATCTCGATGCTCTCAGGCTGCGGCATTGCCAGGAATTTGGCCTCCACTCTTCCAATTGCCCCGAGCATTTCCTTTAGATCGATTGCTCCTCTTGCTGGGGAATACAGCAACCTAGGGGGGAACACACCACGAGGCTTCCGCATTCAAAGCCAAGAAGAGCTGCACGACGCCCTAAACAGCCATCTCGATGAAATACCCGGAATGGTAGATCGAAAAGCTTACGTCGATGGTCTTGTCAGCCGTCTCCCTGTCATCGACTTTACCAAAGACCAAGGGGTTCTCTTTCTGTTTGGCAGCCAAAGCAGTGGGGGCTATGAAGGTAAAATCGCCGCCATCGAAGAAAAATCGGATCGGTTCGTCGTGCACCCAATCTTATGGACGCCCTCATCCGGGATGACCGTAACGGCTACAGTCACCTATCCCTACCACTACGTCGCAATGCCTCGCTCCGAAAAGCCCATGGAGTTTGCTCCAAGGGTTAAGAGAGAACAACCTGGCCCTTGGTATGCCATCTCCTCAGTCCAGTAA